A window of Proteus columbae contains these coding sequences:
- the yceD gene encoding 23S rRNA accumulation protein YceD, protein MQKVKLPLTIDALRAAQKNLDYDGHYSPEQVSRLAESVVSVDSNIDVALSFDIDHQRLAVIKGHSDVDVTLECQRCGGHFPYHVHATYCFSPVVSDERAETLPEEYEPVYVNEFGEIDLLAMIEDEIILNLPVVPVHDFEHCEVSDADMVFGELPEELSEKPNPFAVLASLKKSTKE, encoded by the coding sequence ATGCAAAAGGTAAAATTACCCCTGACCATTGATGCGCTGCGAGCAGCTCAAAAGAATTTAGACTATGACGGTCATTATTCTCCAGAGCAAGTAAGCCGCTTAGCTGAATCGGTGGTCAGTGTGGACAGTAATATTGACGTGGCTTTATCATTTGATATTGACCATCAACGTCTTGCCGTGATTAAAGGGCATTCCGATGTGGATGTGACTTTAGAATGTCAACGTTGTGGTGGCCATTTTCCGTATCATGTTCACGCAACATATTGTTTTAGCCCTGTTGTCAGTGATGAACGGGCCGAGACATTACCGGAAGAATATGAACCAGTTTATGTAAACGAATTTGGTGAAATAGATTTGCTGGCAATGATTGAAGATGAAATAATCCTCAACTTGCCGGTGGTTCCGGTACATGATTTTGAACACTGTGAAGTGTCCGACGCGGATATGGTGTTTGGTGAACTCCCTGAAGAATTATCAGAGAAGCCAAATCCATTTGCCGTATTAGCCAGTTTAAAGAAAAGTACTAAGGAGTAA
- the mltG gene encoding endolytic transglycosylase MltG — protein MKIKKIVWIVFFALLISLGAMALYVMQHIRGLEENVIVKQDEMLLTVPAGTGRVAMEQLLIKNNLLNEGDYFQILLKAKPELSQFKAGTYRLTKGMTLRDVLLLIKSGKEAQFTIRFIEGSRLKDWQSIFEQAPQLTTVAHTLDADKLRQEIGIRSEITNLEGWFAPDTYHYTAGTTDVAILKRAYQQMEKTLEEEWIKRDSDLPYKSAYEMLIMASIIEKETGIDAERTKVASVFVNRLKTNMRLQTDPTVIYGLGDKYRGTIYRSDLNGYTPYNTYQIDGLPPTPIAMPGVASIRAAAHPADTRYLYFVADGTGGHKFSTTLNEHNKAVAQYRRLQQR, from the coding sequence ATGAAGATAAAAAAAATAGTATGGATAGTTTTTTTTGCCTTATTAATTAGCCTTGGTGCAATGGCGTTATATGTGATGCAACATATTCGAGGCTTAGAAGAAAATGTTATTGTAAAACAAGATGAAATGTTACTTACTGTTCCAGCAGGAACGGGACGTGTTGCCATGGAGCAACTGCTAATAAAAAATAATCTGCTTAATGAAGGGGATTATTTCCAAATTTTGCTAAAAGCAAAGCCAGAACTAAGCCAATTTAAAGCGGGGACTTATCGCTTAACAAAGGGTATGACGTTACGTGATGTTTTACTGCTTATCAAAAGTGGTAAAGAGGCACAGTTTACAATCCGTTTTATTGAAGGAAGCCGTTTAAAAGATTGGCAATCTATTTTTGAGCAAGCGCCTCAACTAACAACCGTTGCACATACTCTGGACGCTGATAAATTACGCCAAGAAATAGGAATAAGATCTGAAATTACTAATCTAGAAGGTTGGTTTGCGCCAGATACATACCATTACACCGCGGGTACGACTGATGTCGCAATTTTAAAGCGTGCCTACCAACAAATGGAAAAAACATTAGAAGAAGAGTGGATTAAACGCGATAGTGACTTACCGTATAAATCCGCTTATGAAATGCTTATCATGGCATCAATTATTGAAAAAGAGACGGGTATTGATGCTGAAAGAACAAAGGTTGCGTCTGTTTTTGTCAATCGATTAAAAACTAATATGCGATTACAGACTGATCCAACAGTCATCTATGGTTTAGGTGATAAATATAGAGGCACGATTTACCGTAGTGATTTAAACGGCTATACACCTTATAACACGTATCAAATTGATGGCTTACCACCAACACCAATAGCAATGCCTGGTGTTGCTTCAATTAGAGCTGCTGCACATCCAGCGGATACACGTTATCTCTATTTTGTTGCGGATGGAACGGGTGGTCATAAATTTTCAACCACACTCAATGAACACAATAAGGCCGTCGCGCAATACCGACGCTTACAACAAAGATAA
- the rpmF gene encoding 50S ribosomal protein L32 yields the protein MAVQQNKPTRSKRGMRRSHDALTVTQVSVDKTSGETHLRHHVTADGYYRGRKVINK from the coding sequence ATGGCCGTACAACAAAACAAACCAACTCGTTCTAAACGCGGTATGCGTCGCTCTCATGACGCGCTGACAGTAACTCAAGTTTCTGTTGACAAAACTTCTGGTGAAACTCACCTGCGTCACCATGTAACTGCTGACGGTTACTACCGTGGTCGCAAGGTTATCAACAAGTAA
- the fabD gene encoding ACP S-malonyltransferase translates to MTDFAMVFPGQGSQAVGMLAELAEQYPIVTETFAQASDVLGYSLWDLVQNGPEEELNKTWKTQPALLAASVAIWRVWQEKQGKIPQMMAGHSLGEYSALVCAGVIDFAAAIKLVELRGQLMQEAVPAGTGAMYAIIGLDNDAIAKACEEAAQGQVVSPVNFNSPGQVVIAGNKEAVERAGVLCKEAGAKRALPLAVSVPSHCALMKPAADKLAVALQEIEFKQPEIQVVNNVDVIAQTDANAIRDALVRQLYNPVRWTETVELIAEKGITQLLEIGPGKVLTGLTKRISKEMNAAAVNDIASLDVALGND, encoded by the coding sequence ATGACTGATTTTGCAATGGTTTTTCCCGGACAGGGATCACAAGCTGTTGGAATGCTTGCAGAACTTGCAGAGCAATATCCAATCGTGACTGAAACATTTGCTCAAGCATCTGATGTATTGGGTTACTCTCTTTGGGACTTAGTTCAGAATGGTCCAGAAGAAGAGCTAAACAAAACATGGAAAACACAGCCAGCATTATTAGCAGCTTCTGTTGCTATCTGGCGTGTATGGCAAGAAAAACAAGGCAAAATACCACAAATGATGGCAGGTCACAGTCTTGGCGAGTATTCTGCTTTAGTGTGTGCGGGAGTTATTGATTTCGCTGCGGCAATTAAATTAGTAGAATTACGTGGTCAACTGATGCAAGAAGCCGTACCTGCGGGGACGGGTGCAATGTATGCGATTATTGGCTTAGATAATGACGCTATTGCAAAAGCCTGTGAAGAAGCAGCACAAGGACAAGTTGTCTCACCTGTAAACTTTAACTCACCGGGCCAAGTTGTTATTGCGGGTAACAAAGAAGCCGTAGAGCGTGCTGGTGTGTTATGTAAAGAAGCGGGTGCTAAACGTGCTTTACCACTAGCAGTAAGCGTGCCTTCTCACTGTGCTTTAATGAAACCGGCTGCTGATAAGCTAGCGGTTGCATTACAAGAAATCGAATTTAAACAACCTGAAATTCAGGTCGTTAATAACGTTGATGTGATAGCACAAACTGATGCAAATGCAATCCGTGATGCATTAGTTCGCCAGCTTTATAATCCAGTTCGCTGGACTGAAACGGTTGAACTTATTGCTGAAAAAGGTATCACACAATTATTAGAAATCGGGCCAGGAAAAGTATTAACTGGCTTAACAAAACGTATTTCTAAAGAAATGAACGCTGCAGCAGTTAATGATATTGCATCATTAGATGTTGCATTAGGAAATGACTGA
- the plsX gene encoding phosphate acyltransferase PlsX, whose amino-acid sequence MTNLTIALDAMGGDFGPRITVPACLRALASNPHLKILLVGQPDSISPLLANQNAELISRLQVIPAEHIVANDAKPSQAIRASKGTSMRVALDLVKTGEAQACVSAGNTGVLMGLAKLRLNAIDGIERPALVSILPNQKKGKTVVLDLGANVNCDSKMLVQFAVMGAVMAEEIAEIDSPKVALLNIGEEESKGLDNIREAATVLKSTPNINYIGYVEGNELLTGKTDVLVCDGFAGNVSLKTMEGVIRVFLSLIKSSTTENKKTSWWMKILKKWLQKRLIKRFGHMNPDQYNGASLLGLRGIVIKSHGGANESAFTAAIEQAVHAVERKIPERIASRLTTVLPKSD is encoded by the coding sequence TTGACAAATCTAACCATAGCGTTAGATGCGATGGGCGGGGACTTCGGTCCTCGCATCACAGTGCCTGCTTGTTTGCGGGCGCTGGCATCTAATCCTCATTTAAAAATATTGCTGGTAGGTCAACCAGACTCTATATCTCCTCTGCTTGCAAATCAAAATGCTGAGCTAATCTCCCGTTTACAAGTTATACCCGCAGAACATATTGTCGCCAATGATGCCAAACCTTCACAAGCTATTAGAGCAAGTAAAGGGACATCAATGCGAGTGGCACTTGATCTCGTGAAAACAGGGGAAGCACAGGCTTGTGTAAGTGCAGGGAATACTGGCGTGTTAATGGGATTAGCAAAACTTCGACTTAATGCAATTGATGGAATTGAACGTCCCGCACTGGTTTCGATATTACCTAATCAGAAAAAAGGCAAGACGGTTGTTCTTGATTTAGGCGCTAACGTTAACTGTGATAGCAAAATGCTGGTGCAGTTTGCGGTAATGGGCGCAGTTATGGCCGAAGAGATAGCAGAGATTGATTCACCGAAAGTGGCGCTTTTAAATATTGGTGAAGAAGAGAGCAAAGGATTAGATAATATCCGCGAAGCTGCTACGGTATTAAAATCGACACCGAATATTAATTATATTGGTTATGTTGAAGGTAATGAATTACTGACAGGCAAAACTGATGTATTGGTGTGTGACGGCTTCGCAGGTAATGTCTCCCTTAAAACGATGGAAGGGGTTATCAGAGTTTTCCTTTCATTGATTAAATCTTCTACTACCGAAAATAAAAAAACGTCGTGGTGGATGAAAATATTGAAGAAGTGGTTACAAAAGCGGCTAATTAAGCGTTTTGGACATATGAACCCCGACCAGTATAACGGTGCTTCTCTGTTAGGATTACGCGGTATCGTCATTAAAAGCCATGGTGGCGCAAATGAAAGCGCGTTTACAGCAGCAATAGAACAGGCTGTTCATGCCGTTGAGCGAAAAATTCCAGAGCGAATTGCTTCACGACTGACAACAGTATTACCCAAGAGCGATTGA
- the pabC gene encoding aminodeoxychorismate lyase, with amino-acid sequence MYWVNGQQQQNVDVSDRAIQFGDGCFTTLAVEYGNPILLPAHINRLKQGCDALFLPHPNWSDLERHIIDIASDTQTKGVIKVIISRGYGGRGYSSNGFITPTVIMSLSSYPTHYLHQQSEGVSLGISPVTLGQNPLLAGIKHLNRLEQVLIKYHLEKTEFDDVLVCDHEGYLVEANAANLFWRKGNRLFTPNLTNSGVNGIMRQSIFQLAQKNHWEIDIVREKPETLYQADEIWLTNALMPVIPVSQITFSDDKRYQYPSRDYYHVVLQHSLSLK; translated from the coding sequence ATGTATTGGGTAAATGGACAACAGCAACAAAATGTCGATGTAAGTGACCGTGCAATACAGTTTGGTGATGGTTGTTTTACTACGCTTGCCGTTGAGTATGGCAACCCAATTTTGTTACCTGCCCACATCAATCGCTTAAAACAAGGTTGTGATGCGCTTTTTCTACCACATCCTAATTGGTCTGACTTAGAAAGGCACATTATAGATATTGCCTCAGACACTCAAACGAAAGGTGTTATTAAGGTTATCATTAGTCGTGGCTATGGTGGACGAGGATATTCCTCCAATGGATTTATAACGCCGACCGTAATAATGTCACTATCATCTTATCCTACCCATTATCTCCACCAGCAAAGTGAAGGTGTATCGCTTGGTATAAGTCCTGTTACCTTAGGGCAAAATCCTTTGTTGGCAGGGATAAAACATCTCAATCGCTTAGAACAAGTCCTTATCAAATATCATTTAGAAAAAACAGAATTTGATGATGTTTTAGTGTGTGATCATGAAGGATATTTAGTTGAAGCCAATGCGGCGAATCTTTTTTGGCGCAAAGGAAATAGGCTTTTTACACCAAATCTGACTAACTCAGGGGTAAATGGCATTATGCGTCAATCCATTTTTCAATTAGCTCAAAAAAATCATTGGGAAATTGATATTGTGAGAGAAAAACCTGAAACACTTTATCAAGCTGATGAAATATGGTTAACAAATGCGTTGATGCCAGTGATCCCCGTTTCACAAATCACTTTTTCAGATGATAAGCGCTATCAATATCCTAGTAGGGATTATTATCATGTTGTTTTACAACACAGTTTGTCACTTAAATAG
- the rluC gene encoding 23S rRNA pseudouridine(955/2504/2580) synthase RluC: MKSFNQVQFVTIDGDEAGQRIDNFLLARLKGVPKSMIYRIIRKGEVRVNKGRIKPEYKLNTGDSIRIPPVRVSEKEEVAVSPKLDKVAALSNCILYEDDHLMLINKPSGTAVHGGSGLSFGVIEGLRALRPEARFLELVHRLDRDTSGVLLIAKKRSALRALHEQLRLKQMQKDYLALVRGQWQSHTKVVQAPLLKNILQSGERVVKVSNEGKPSETRFKVEERFEFATLVKASPVTGRTHQIRVHTLHAGHPIAFDDRYGDRDFDSQLVGTKLNRLFLHASSLTFTHPSTGEQMRIEAPMDNQLRHCLQVLRSQKS; encoded by the coding sequence ATGAAATCATTTAATCAAGTTCAGTTCGTCACCATTGATGGCGATGAAGCAGGCCAGCGTATCGATAATTTTTTACTGGCACGCTTAAAAGGTGTACCAAAAAGTATGATTTACCGAATTATCCGTAAAGGGGAAGTTCGAGTTAACAAAGGGCGAATTAAACCTGAATACAAACTCAATACGGGTGACAGCATCCGTATACCTCCTGTGCGAGTATCGGAAAAAGAAGAAGTCGCGGTATCACCAAAGCTTGATAAAGTCGCTGCATTGTCAAATTGTATTTTATATGAAGACGACCATTTAATGCTCATCAATAAACCTTCTGGTACGGCTGTACATGGGGGAAGTGGGTTAAGTTTTGGTGTGATTGAAGGTTTACGTGCATTGCGCCCAGAAGCGCGTTTTTTAGAGCTTGTACATCGTCTTGATAGAGATACATCGGGTGTTTTGCTAATTGCAAAAAAACGTTCAGCATTACGTGCTTTGCATGAGCAATTACGCTTAAAACAGATGCAGAAAGATTATTTAGCCTTAGTGCGTGGGCAATGGCAATCTCACACTAAAGTTGTTCAGGCACCGTTGTTGAAAAATATTCTTCAAAGTGGTGAGCGAGTCGTTAAAGTAAGCAATGAAGGAAAACCTTCTGAAACGCGTTTTAAAGTGGAAGAGCGTTTTGAATTTGCCACATTAGTGAAAGCAAGCCCTGTGACAGGAAGAACACACCAAATTCGTGTGCATACATTACATGCAGGTCATCCTATTGCATTTGATGATCGTTATGGTGATCGTGATTTTGATTCACAATTGGTAGGAACAAAACTTAATCGCCTATTTTTACATGCCAGTTCTTTGACATTTACTCATCCTTCAACGGGTGAACAAATGCGAATTGAAGCGCCAATGGATAATCAGCTACGCCATTGTTTGCAAGTATTACGTAGTCAAAAATCTTAA
- a CDS encoding Maf family protein gives MLPLVLASTSPFRAELLKKLGMPFIQASPEIDETPMPTEYAQDLVSRLSYEKASALQAKFPHHLIIGSDQVCVLNKKITGKPHNFDNAFAQLKQASGQCISFYTGLTVYNSLTLEHQTHCELFQVYFRHLTDEEIISYLNKEMPFNCAGSFKSEGLGITLFDKLVGDDPNSLIGLPLIRLNKMLLSQRINPLFFSDDHK, from the coding sequence ATGTTGCCACTCGTCCTTGCGTCTACTTCACCCTTTCGAGCTGAGTTGCTGAAAAAGCTTGGAATGCCCTTTATACAGGCATCTCCAGAGATTGACGAAACCCCGATGCCCACAGAGTACGCTCAAGATCTTGTCAGTCGCTTATCCTATGAAAAAGCCAGCGCTTTACAAGCAAAATTTCCACATCACCTTATAATTGGCTCTGATCAAGTTTGTGTACTGAATAAAAAGATCACGGGAAAACCCCATAATTTTGATAATGCCTTTGCACAATTAAAACAAGCTTCAGGACAATGTATCTCGTTTTACACCGGATTAACTGTATATAATAGCCTAACTTTAGAACACCAAACTCATTGTGAATTATTTCAAGTTTACTTTCGTCATTTAACTGATGAAGAAATTATCAGTTATTTAAATAAAGAAATGCCTTTCAATTGTGCTGGAAGTTTTAAATCTGAGGGACTAGGCATTACTCTATTTGATAAACTTGTCGGCGATGATCCAAATTCTTTAATTGGTTTACCACTTATCCGATTGAATAAAATGTTGCTCTCGCAAAGAATAAACCCATTATTTTTCTCTGATGATCACAAATGA
- the fabG gene encoding 3-oxoacyl-ACP reductase FabG, whose protein sequence is MGFDGKIALVTGASRGIGRAIAEDLVARGATVIGTATSENGAKAISEYLDGKGKGFVLNVTENDSIEKFLADVRAEFGEIDILVNNAGITRDNLLMRMKDDEWQDIIDTNLSSVFRLSKAVMRAMMKKRYGRIITIGSVVGTMGNAGQANYAAAKAGVIGFSKSLAREVASRGITVNVVAPGFIETDMTRALTDDQRAGILSQVPANRLGDAKEIASAVAFLASDEASYITGETLHVNGGMYMI, encoded by the coding sequence ATGGGATTTGACGGAAAAATAGCGCTAGTTACTGGTGCAAGCCGTGGTATTGGCCGTGCGATTGCAGAAGATTTAGTTGCACGCGGTGCGACAGTAATTGGTACAGCAACGAGTGAAAACGGTGCGAAAGCTATCAGCGAATATTTAGACGGTAAGGGTAAGGGTTTTGTGTTAAATGTCACAGAAAACGACTCTATCGAAAAATTTTTAGCCGATGTGCGCGCTGAATTTGGCGAAATTGATATTTTGGTCAATAATGCAGGTATTACTCGTGATAACCTGTTGATGCGCATGAAAGATGATGAGTGGCAAGATATCATTGACACTAATCTTTCATCAGTCTTCCGTCTGTCTAAAGCAGTTATGCGTGCTATGATGAAAAAACGTTATGGTCGTATAATTACGATTGGTTCTGTTGTTGGAACCATGGGTAACGCAGGACAGGCAAACTACGCGGCGGCGAAAGCGGGTGTGATTGGTTTTAGTAAATCATTAGCACGCGAAGTTGCTTCCCGTGGCATTACGGTGAATGTTGTTGCTCCAGGCTTTATCGAAACTGATATGACTAGAGCATTAACAGACGACCAAAGAGCAGGTATTTTATCTCAAGTCCCTGCTAACCGTTTAGGTGATGCCAAAGAGATTGCCAGTGCTGTAGCTTTCTTAGCTTCTGATGAAGCAAGCTATATCACGGGTGAAACATTGCATGTCAATGGTGGCATGTACATGATCTAA
- the fabF gene encoding beta-ketoacyl-ACP synthase II produces the protein MSKRRVVVTGLGMLSPVGNNAEASWEAVCAGQSGIGLIEDFDTSHHATKFAGLVKDFNHEDYNLSRKDARKMDLFIQYGIAAGVQAIADSGLEVTEANASRIGAAIGSGIGGLGLIEENHTSMMNGGPRKISPFFVPSTIINMVAGHLSIMYGLRGPTISIATACTSGVHNIGHAARIIAYGDADAMLAGGAEKATTPLGLGGFGAVRALSTRNDNPQAASRPWDKDRDGFVLGDGAGVLVLEEYEHAKNRGAKIYAEVVGFGMSSDAYHMTSPAENGEGGALAMTNALKDAGIASSEVGYINAHGTSTNAGDVAEAQAVENVFGKGTDVLVSSTKSMTGHLLGAAGAIESIFTILSLRDQIVPPTINLDNQDENCHLDFVPHKARKVENMEYALCNSFGFGGTNGSILFKRV, from the coding sequence GTGTCTAAGCGTCGTGTAGTTGTGACCGGACTAGGCATGTTATCTCCTGTCGGTAATAACGCAGAAGCTTCTTGGGAAGCAGTGTGTGCCGGACAGAGTGGTATCGGCCTTATCGAAGATTTTGACACCAGTCATCATGCGACTAAATTCGCTGGATTGGTAAAAGATTTCAATCACGAAGATTATAATCTTTCGCGTAAAGACGCGCGTAAGATGGATCTTTTCATTCAATATGGTATTGCAGCAGGTGTGCAGGCCATTGCGGATTCAGGTCTTGAAGTAACAGAAGCCAATGCAAGTCGTATCGGAGCTGCTATTGGTTCTGGTATTGGTGGCTTAGGCCTTATCGAAGAAAACCATACATCTATGATGAATGGCGGCCCTCGTAAAATTAGCCCATTCTTTGTACCTTCAACCATCATTAACATGGTTGCAGGGCATTTAAGCATTATGTATGGTCTTCGTGGCCCTACAATCTCTATTGCAACAGCGTGTACTTCAGGTGTTCATAATATTGGACATGCTGCACGTATTATCGCTTATGGTGATGCAGATGCAATGCTGGCAGGTGGTGCCGAAAAAGCAACCACACCATTAGGTTTGGGTGGTTTTGGTGCTGTTCGTGCATTATCAACACGTAACGACAATCCTCAAGCGGCTAGCCGCCCATGGGATAAAGATCGTGATGGTTTTGTATTAGGTGATGGTGCGGGTGTTCTTGTTCTTGAAGAGTACGAACACGCTAAAAACCGTGGCGCTAAAATTTATGCTGAAGTGGTTGGTTTTGGTATGAGCAGCGATGCTTATCACATGACTTCACCGGCAGAAAATGGCGAAGGCGGTGCGCTGGCTATGACAAATGCACTGAAAGATGCGGGTATTGCCTCATCAGAAGTGGGTTATATCAACGCACACGGTACATCAACAAATGCAGGCGATGTTGCTGAGGCACAAGCAGTAGAAAATGTATTTGGCAAAGGTACTGATGTATTAGTTAGCTCAACAAAATCTATGACAGGTCACTTATTAGGTGCTGCGGGTGCAATTGAGTCTATCTTTACAATCCTTTCGTTACGTGACCAAATCGTACCTCCAACAATAAACCTAGATAATCAAGACGAAAATTGTCATCTTGATTTTGTTCCACATAAAGCACGTAAAGTTGAGAACATGGAATATGCTCTGTGTAACTCATTCGGCTTTGGTGGTACCAACGGTTCAATTCTCTTTAAGCGCGTATAA
- the tmk gene encoding dTMP kinase — protein MNNSKFIVIEGLEGAGKTSAIQTVIDTLKEQGITNLAFTREPGGTPLAEKLRELIKQGIDGEKVTDKAELLMLYAARVQLVENVIKPALAEGKWVIGDRHDLSSQAYQGGGRGLDKDLMLSLRNTVLGDFRPDLTLYLDLDPAIGLARARARGELDRIEKESMDFFYRTRERYQALAKGDDSIITIDASQAIEKVQADIRQTLTTWLVQQENKSL, from the coding sequence ATGAACAACAGCAAATTTATTGTAATTGAAGGATTAGAAGGCGCTGGAAAAACCAGCGCAATTCAAACGGTTATTGATACATTAAAAGAACAAGGTATCACTAATCTGGCTTTTACGCGTGAACCCGGTGGCACACCACTTGCTGAAAAACTACGTGAACTCATCAAGCAAGGTATTGACGGCGAAAAAGTGACAGATAAAGCAGAGCTTTTAATGCTATATGCAGCGCGTGTTCAGCTTGTTGAGAACGTGATAAAACCTGCGCTTGCAGAAGGTAAATGGGTGATTGGAGATAGACACGATCTCTCTTCACAAGCTTATCAAGGTGGTGGGCGCGGCTTAGATAAAGATCTTATGTTGTCACTTCGTAATACGGTTCTTGGTGATTTTCGCCCTGATTTAACCTTATATCTTGATTTAGATCCGGCTATTGGTCTTGCCAGAGCGCGTGCTCGAGGCGAATTAGACCGAATTGAAAAAGAATCAATGGATTTCTTTTATCGTACTCGTGAACGTTATCAGGCCTTAGCCAAAGGTGATGACTCTATTATCACAATAGATGCATCTCAAGCTATTGAAAAAGTACAAGCAGATATCCGTCAAACATTAACAACGTGGCTAGTTCAGCAGGAAAATAAATCACTATGA
- a CDS encoding beta-ketoacyl-ACP synthase III, which produces MYTKILGTGSYLPVQVRTNADLEKMVETSDEWIVTRTGIHERRIAAEEETVAVMGAGAGEKALEMSGIDKQDIGLIIVATTSGSHAFPSAACQIQNALGISDCIAFDVAAACSGFVYALSIADQFIKAGSVKKALVIGADRLSHALDPEDRGTIILFGDAAGAVVVGASEEEEGIISTHLHSDGRFGDLLALPYQSRENDDLPAYVTMAGNEVFKVAVRELAHIVDETLEANKIDKSELDWLVPHQANLRIISATAKKLDMTMDKVVVTLDRHGNTSAASVPTALDEAVRDNRIQRGQLILLEAFGGGFTWGSALIRF; this is translated from the coding sequence ATGTATACAAAAATCTTAGGTACTGGTAGTTACTTGCCTGTACAAGTGCGAACTAATGCCGATTTAGAAAAAATGGTTGAAACATCTGACGAGTGGATTGTTACCAGAACGGGTATCCATGAACGTCGAATTGCAGCAGAAGAAGAAACTGTTGCCGTGATGGGAGCGGGTGCTGGCGAAAAAGCATTAGAAATGTCAGGTATTGATAAGCAAGACATTGGATTGATTATTGTTGCAACTACATCTGGCTCTCATGCATTTCCAAGTGCGGCTTGCCAAATTCAAAATGCATTAGGTATTAGTGATTGTATTGCTTTTGATGTTGCGGCTGCATGTTCAGGTTTTGTTTATGCATTAAGTATTGCGGATCAATTTATTAAAGCTGGCTCTGTTAAAAAAGCACTGGTTATTGGTGCTGACAGATTATCTCACGCTTTAGATCCAGAAGATCGCGGCACGATTATCCTATTTGGTGATGCGGCAGGTGCTGTGGTTGTTGGCGCATCAGAAGAAGAAGAAGGCATTATCTCTACTCATTTACATTCTGATGGCCGTTTTGGTGATCTATTAGCACTACCTTATCAGAGTAGAGAAAATGACGATTTACCTGCTTACGTGACTATGGCAGGAAATGAAGTTTTTAAAGTCGCAGTTCGTGAGCTTGCCCACATTGTGGATGAGACACTTGAAGCTAACAAAATTGATAAATCTGAACTGGACTGGCTTGTGCCTCATCAGGCAAATTTAAGAATTATTTCAGCGACAGCGAAAAAGCTGGATATGACAATGGATAAAGTAGTGGTGACATTAGATCGCCACGGCAATACGTCAGCAGCATCAGTCCCAACAGCATTAGATGAAGCTGTAAGAGATAATCGCATTCAACGTGGTCAGTTAATCTTACTAGAAGCGTTTGGTGGCGGTTTTACTTGGGGGTCTGCACTTATCCGTTTTTAA
- the acpP gene encoding acyl carrier protein yields MSTIDERVKKIIVEQLGVKEEEVVNSASFVDDLGADSLDTVELVMALEEEFDIEIPDEEAEKITTVQAAIDYVENAGK; encoded by the coding sequence ATGAGCACTATCGACGAACGCGTTAAGAAAATCATTGTTGAACAACTGGGTGTTAAAGAGGAAGAAGTTGTAAATTCAGCTTCATTTGTTGATGACTTAGGCGCTGATTCTCTTGACACAGTTGAGCTGGTAATGGCTCTGGAAGAAGAATTCGATATCGAAATCCCAGACGAAGAAGCAGAAAAAATTACTACAGTTCAAGCTGCTATTGATTACGTTGAAAACGCAGGTAAATAA